Proteins co-encoded in one Malus domestica chromosome 09, GDT2T_hap1 genomic window:
- the LOC103444009 gene encoding LOW QUALITY PROTEIN: uncharacterized protein (The sequence of the model RefSeq protein was modified relative to this genomic sequence to represent the inferred CDS: inserted 1 base in 1 codon; substituted 2 bases at 2 genomic stop codons) — MAINLIQGFHTKHQPKHAAPIELYSDAKVLGYSNSRALILVARCLILALCIVSLPWLCSLIPTATTSLHDIISSSDVVNLELKPLIFRDLANEGLYKRGTHKAVFVSSRDEEATKASQILDNEDINEIELIKSDKQRSIPENSIDFAFVSAFTAASKFIEMTLYFKKPDNYKMVYLRXLDTTVLAMGKTSTHATETSSSTTTSPTRRRLLAEEAKNEALKRLEDVLLKPPRASSGKSRWYLKRTRFLPDLMGDSLESYPRRVFIDVGLLENEGGSGTSWFAKNYPTRNKNFEMYKIKTVIEESSGKEVVQTRMSEWLNKNVKEKEYVVMKAEAEVVDEMVKSRAIHLVDELFLECKPXRHNXQKINVRSRRAYWQCLALYGQLRDEGVAVHQWWG; from the exons aTGGCGATCAATTTGATCCAAGGTTTCCATACCAAACACCAACCGAAGCACGCTGCTCCAATCGAATTGTATTCAGATGCCAAAGTACTTGGTTATTCGAATTCCAGAGCCTTGATCCTCGTCGCTCGTTGTTTGATCTTGGCTTTGTGCATCGTTTCACTCCCATGGTTGTGCTCACTCATCCCCACTGCAACCACTTCTCTGCATGACATAATTAGCTCATCTGACGTGGTTAATCTGGAGCTCAAGCCTTTGATCTTCAGGGACTTGGCTAACGAAGGCCTATACAAGAGAGGCACACATAAAGCTGTTTTTGTAAGCAGTAGGGACGAAGAAGCTACCAAAGCATCTCAGATCCTCGATAACGAAGATATTAACGAAATTGAGCTTATCAAATCTGACAAACAAAGATCAATCCCTGAAAACTCAATTGACTTTGCATTCGTCTCTGCCTTCACTGCCGCCTCAAAGTTCATCGAAATGACTCTTTA CTTCAAGAAGCCAGACAACTACAAGATGGTGTACTTGAGGTGATTAGACACAACTGTTTTGGCAATGGGGAAGACCAGCACCCACGCAACCGAAACTTCATCCTCTACCACCACCTCTCCCACAAGAAGAAGGCTATTGGCTGAGGAGGCAAAGAATGAGGCGTTGAAGAGGCTAGAAGATGTGCTTCTAAAACCCCCTAGAGCCTCGTCTGGGAAATCGAGGTGGTACTTGAAGCGAACGAGGTTCCTCCCAGACTTGATGGGTGACTCGCTCGAAAGCTATCCTAGAAGGGTTTTTATTGACGTAGGATTACTGGAGAATGAAGGCGGAAGTGGGACGAGCTGGTTTGCGAAGAACTACCCTACCCGGAACAAGAACTTTGAGATGTACAAGATCAAGACTGTGATAGAGGAGAGTTCCGGGAAGGAGGTAGTTCAGACTAGAATGTCAGAGTGGCTGAACAAGAATGTTAAGGAGAAGGAGTACGTGGTGATGAAGGCCGAGGCCGAGGTGGTGGATGAGATGGTGAAAAGTAGAGCGATTCACTTGGTGGATGAGCTTTTCTTGGAGTGCAAGCCATAGAGACata gacaaaaaattaatgtTAGGAGTCGCAGGGCATATTGGCAGTGCTTGGCATTGTATGGGCAGCTTCGGGATGAAGGTGTTGCGGTGCATCAATGGTGGGGCTAG
- the LOC139187873 gene encoding putative receptor-like protein kinase At3g47110, whose product MPFVETIVSLLFQNLVSASSNAVIGHHHSPHHSLITDKAALLEFKKTIVYDPYSMLATWKEATDVCNFTGVSCNTQHHRVTDLILQDYPLAGRLSPIVSNLTGLCNLVLVGNHFYGTIPAEIALLRRLHHLLLEGNNFHGSVADSLALP is encoded by the coding sequence ATGCCTTTCGTCGAAACCATTGTTTCTCTTTTATTCCAGAATTTGGTCTCAGCATCAAGTAATGCAGTTATTGGCCATCACCATAGTCCTCATCACTCTTTGATTACAGACAAGGCTGCTCTGCTGGAGTTCAAGAAAACTATTGTATATGATCCATATTCCATGCTAGCTACTTGGAAGGAAGCTACTGATGTCTGCAACTTCACTGGTGTCAGCTGCAACACACAGCATCATCGTGTAACAGATCTCATTCTGCAGGATTATCCACTTGCAGGGCGGCTTTCACCCATCGTTTCAAATCTTACAGGCCTTTGTAACCTAGTGCTAGTTGGAAATCACTTCTATGGAACCATCCCTGCTGAAATTGCCTTACTCAGGCGCCTCCATCATCTACTGCTCGaggggaacaactttcatggTTCAGTAGCAGATTCCTTGGCACTTCCTTGA